One genomic region from Argentina anserina chromosome 2, drPotAnse1.1, whole genome shotgun sequence encodes:
- the LOC126785001 gene encoding bifunctional nuclease 1, translating into MGTMQGPVICPTVSAKQAGSYTMPMVGPLLKVRLLRSELWGFKAISGCSTKAGFDYRPRHVRKCTRVHCTYSSSSNGNGSMAENFNENDEDYVNSSVLEAVEVKSGADGFMIKMRDGRHMRCVHNNPQGGHLPDYAPHPAIVLKMEDGTGLLLPIIVLEMPNVLLMAAVRNVPIARPTMYQVVREMIDKMGYEVQLVRVTKRVHEAYFAQLYLRKVGSETEFVSFDLRPSDAINIAVRCKVPIQVNKYLAYSDGMRVIESGKLSTHSPASDGLLFTELDRPNGQPCIETKEFNLVRNMLIAAVEERYKDAAQWRDKLLQFRAKKNFA; encoded by the exons ATGGGGACTATGCAAGGGCCAGTGATTTGCCCGACGGTGAGCGCGAAGCAAGCCGGTTCTTACACTATGCCGATGGTAGGCCCTTTGTTGAAGGTCAGGCTTCTTAGAAGCGAGCTGTGGGGGTTTAAGGCAATCAGTGGTTGCAGCACTAAGGCAGGCTTTGATTATCGTCCTCGACATGTGAGGAAATGCACAAGAGTGCATTGTACTTACAGTTCTTCGTCAAATGGGAATGGAAGCATGGCGGAGAATTTTAATGAAAATGATGAAGACTATGTCAACTCTAGCGTACTTGAAGCCG TTGAGGTGAAGAGTGGAGCTGATGGGTTCATGATCAAAATGAGGGATGGCAGACATATGAGGTGTGTCCATAACAACCCTCAAGGTGGCCATCTGCCAGACTATGCTCCACATCCTGCAATTGTATTGAAGATGGAAGATGGGACTGGCCTTCTTCTCCCGATCATTGTTT TGGAAATGCCTAATGTGTTGCTCATGGCAGCAGTGCGCAATGTTCCTATT GCTAGGCCAACTATGTATCAAGTGGTGAGGGAAATGATTGACAAGATGGGCTATGAG GTCCAACTTGTTAGAGTCACTAAGAGAGTGCATGAAGCATATTTTGCTCAGTTATACCTCAGAAAG GTGGGTAGCGAGACAGAGTTTGTCAGCTTTGACCTTCGGCCTTCAGATGCCATCAACATTGCAGTAAGATGCAAG GTTCCAATACAAGTTAACAAGTATCTGGCATACAGTGATGGTATGAGAGTTATCGAATCTGGAAAGCTCTCTACGCATTCCCCTGCTTCAGATGGCTTATTGTTTACTGAACTGGATCG GCCAAATGGTCAGCCATGCATTGAAACAAAGGAGTTTAACCTTGTGCGTAACATGCTAATTGCTGCTGTTGAGGAACGTTACAAAGATGCTG CTCAGTGGAGGGACAAACTCCTCCAATTTCGTGCTAAAAAGAACTTCGCATAG
- the LOC126782959 gene encoding cyclin-T1-3, which yields MGRPVPENPCGQGIAKASTSMCITHEAQCPVRKWYFTKQEIEDSPSRRDGISTKKESHLRSLYCSFLQEIGMKLKVPQLTISSAMMLCHQFYMRQSHAKNGWQTVATASIFLACKAEDTPRYLNDVVVVAYEMVHKFDSAALHRIRQKGFLNKQKELILVAERLLLSTIGYDLDIQLPYKILVAALKKLDLLPDLAKAAWSFVNDWLRTSLCLQYKPHYIAAGSVALAANFQKVKLPKEKGKVWWLEFDVTPKQLDEVIQRMHSMFKPLPAKTGMAVQPEIVSKKSIDSSPQSCISSEAMVDQHPRQGAAVDDRGLGGESVMSSSRQNLGGEDSATAGKDALPCQTNDSSIVKNTGDEIKPIKGELDDQSSCKILEVPKSCGKIDINRIRELKRKRCDKGVNKKLAGSIHDELDPEAWIESELENGVELQDASTEKKQRKA from the exons ATGGGGAGGCCGGTGCCTGAGAACCCTTGTGGGCAAGGGATTGCAAAAGCTTCAACAAGCATGTGCATTACACATGAGGCTCAGTGCCCTGTGCGCAAGTGGTACTTTACGAAACAGGAAATCGAAGACTCTCCGTCCCGGAGAGATGGCATTAGCACCAAGAAAGAGTCACACTTGCGGAGTTTATACTGCTCGTTTCTTCAGGAGATTGGGATGAAGCTTAAAGT GCCCCAGCTGACAATATCATCTGCAATGATGTTGTGCCACCAGTTTTATATGCGTCAATCTCACGCTAAGAATGGGTGGCAG ACAGTGGCAACTGCGAGCATATTTCTTGCCTGCAAAGCAGAAGATACACCACGCTATCTGAATGATGTTGTTGTAGTTGCATATGAGATGGTGCACAAATTTGATTCAGCTGCGTTACACCGAATCAGACAAAAA GGGTTTCTCAATAAGCAAAAGGAATTGATCCTAGTTGCTGAGAGACTTTTGCTGTCAACAATCGGCTATGATCTGGACATTCAGCTTCCGTACAAGATACTTGTTGCTGCCCTAAAGAAATTAGATCTTCTCCCTGATCTTGCTAAGGCAGCATGGAGTTTTGTGAATGATTG GCTCCGCACATCATTATGCTTGCAGTACAAGCCGCATTACATTGCAGCTGGTTCAGTTGCTCTTGCTGCTAATTTTCAAAAGGTGAAACTACCTAAGGAGAAGGGAAAAGTTTGGTGGCTTGAGTTTGATGTTACGCCGAAACAGTTAGATG AGGTGATTCAGCGGATGCATAGCATGTTCAAGCCTCTACCGGCTAAAACTGGGATGGCCGTTCAGCCTGAAATTGTATCTAAAAAGTCAATTGATAGTAGCCCTCAATCATGTATATCAAGTGAAGCAATGGTAGACCAGCATCCTAGGCAAGGTGCCGCTGTGGATGATAGAGGATTAGGGGGAGAGTCTGTTATGTCTTCGAGTAGGCAAAATCTTGGAGGTGAGGACTCTGCTACTGCTGGTAAGGATGCTTTACCATGCCAGACAAATGATAGTAGTATTGTCAAGAATACTGGTGATGAGATCAAGCCAATAAAAGGGGAATTGGATGATCAGAGCTCATGCAAGATTCTTGAGGTTCCTAAAAGCTGTGGTAAGATCGATATTAACCGTATTcgagaattgaagagaaaaaGATGTGATAAAGGTGTAAATAAGAAGTTGGCAGGCTCCATACATGATGAGCTAGATCCTGAAGCCTGGATAGAAAGTGAGCTTGAAAATGGAGTTGAGCTTCAAGATGCATCTACAGAGAAGAAACAAAGGAAGGCTTga
- the LOC126783250 gene encoding transcription factor bHLH110: protein MESANLHHQLQENLSRLGSSSSSSLATAPSYYGVRIKHAWTQPPTNTTNTDLSNPLNSSFNGSSSSSINMVPDLGIHGWPPSNSNLNRAGSSSSVKEELSSSSSDSTFPKFTQMLTSPSTTSINLDDDDYQFSTPTSLSLIKNEQKEMLMNDLSEKLLLKTLSSSGINHSLAGDHLHHQFYSSNNNHVQNYTHLMPGRTGGQYFSQIYPSINISNLNQQASPSSTISSCSSLDMNLQAMDLLASSRFSTHEPSNSHEALGIYNKEVRPNFFGLQQMHQSRADHHHSLLSCGTNSKISPFEYETAEVKRPGSLIEPTATQAAASKKSRLESRTPCPPLKVRKEKLGDRIATLQQLVAPFGKTDTASVLMEAIGYIKFLQNQVETLSVPYMKSSRNKSSKAMLQGSVVEMNGSEGKRDLRSRGLCLVPLSCMSYVAAGTDVAATTAGVTGSVNWPNPNYGHGGT, encoded by the exons ATGGAGTCTGCAAATCTCCATCACCAGCTCCAAGAGAATCTTAGTCGTCTCgggtcttcttcttcctcttctttagCTACTGCCCCATCTTACTATGGAGTTCGAATCAAGCATGCTTGGACCCAGCCTCCTACTAATACCACCAACACTGATTT GAGCAACCCATTAAATTCAAGCTTCAACGGTAGTAGTAGTAGCTCTATTAATATGGTACCTGATTTGGGTATTCACGGCTGGCCTCCTAGTAATAGTAATTTGAATAGAGCTGGAAGCAGTAGTAGTGTTAAGGAAGAgctttcatcatcttcatcggACTCAACCTTTCCAAAATTTACACAAATGCTGACCAGCCCCTCTACCACTAGTATTAACCTTGACGATGATGACTACCAGTTTTCTACTCCTACAAGCCTCAGCCTTATAAAGAATGAGCAGAAAGAAATGTTGATGAATGATCTCAGTGAAAAACTCTTGCTCAAGACCTTGTCCTCTTCGGGAATTAATCATTCATTAGCTGGggatcatcttcatcatcaattttacAGCTCAAATAACAACCATGTCCAGAACTATACCCACTTGATGCCTGGGAGAACAGGAGGGCAATACTTCAGCCAAATTTATCCAAGTATAAATATTTCCAACTTAAACCAACAGGCATCGCCGTCGTCAACAATCTCAAGCTGCAGCTCCTTAGACATGAACTTGCAGGCTATGGATCTTTTAGCTTCTTCGAGATTTAGTACTCATGAACCTTCTAATTCACATGAAGCCCTTGGCATATACAACAAGGAAGTTCGGCCTAATTTCTTTGGTCTTCAACAGATGCACCAGTCAAGAGCAGATCATCATCATAGTCTGCTATCTTGCGGTACCAATAGTAAG ATATCTCCTTTTGAGTATGAAACCGCAGAAGTAAAGCGACCCGGCAGTTTGATAGAGCCAACGGCAACACAAGCAGCTGCATCTAAGAAATCGCGGTTAGAGTCACGCACTCCCTGCCCACCCCTTAAG GTTAGGAAGGAGAAACTAGGCGACAGAATTGCAACTCTTCAGCAATTGGTTGCACCCTTTGGCAag ACGGACACAGCATCCGTACTAATGGAGGCTATTGGATACATCAAGTTCCTTCAAAACCAGGTTGAG ACACTAAGCGTCCCATACATGAAATCATCACGCAACAAGTCCTCTAAAGCAATGTTGCAAGGG AGTGTGGTAGAGATGAATGGCTCAGAGGGAAAGCGTGATCTGAGAAGTAGAGGGCTGTGTCTGGTGCCCTTGTCGTGCATGTCGTATGTCGCCGCAGGTACTGATGTCGCCGCCACCACTGCTGGTGTTACTGGAAGCGTTAACTGGCCAAACCCTAATTATGGTCATGGAGGAACTTGA
- the LOC126783421 gene encoding alcohol acyltransferase 9 codes for MLNPPEELPDCLYATQPTLIRPNTPTPKHCLTLSNLDDQKFLRFSIKYLYLFKSSINLDAMKYALSKLLVLYYPLAGRLRSSPDRDQKLEVDCNGEGAVFAEAFMDITADQFLELSDKPNRSWKKLLYRVEGGLTFLDIPPLVVQVTNLRFGGMILCTAINHCLCDGIGTSQFLKAWAHLTAKPDLPSPISPVHSRHVLRSRNPPEVTFSHPQFTVNKENAHVDVLRFLQSQPLVPTSLTFTRSHIHHLNRQCSPSLKCTGFEALAAHTWRAWVRSLDLSPSLNIKLLFSVNVRRRLKPETPQGYYGNGFVLGCAQTTVKDLVSANLHHGVKLVQQAKAELSDDYVRSMVDLLEDKAVKTDLSTSLVISQWAKLGLEELDFGEGKALHMGPVTSDVYCLFLPVIGDVGAVRVLVSVPERVAEKFGYCMTEFLDKEFNNGGEHHSINGYHAADNGIMEY; via the exons ATGTTAAACCCTCCAGAAGAACTACCAGATTGTTTATATGCAACACAACCAACACTAATCCGCCCAAACACGCCAACTCCCAAGCATTGCCTCACTCTCTCCAATCTCGATGACCAGAAGTTTCTCCGGTTCTCGATCAAGTATCTCTACCTCTTCAAATCTTCTATCAACTTAGACGCCATGAAATACGCCCTCTCTAAACTCCTGGTCCTCTACTACCCTCTGGCCGGGCGCTTGAGGTCCAGCCCCGACCGTGATCAAAAGCTCGAGGTCGACTGCAATGGAGAAGGTGCTGTGTTTGCTGAGGCCTTCATGGATATCACTGCTGACCAGTTTCTCGAGCTTTCCGATAAGCCTAACAGGTCTTGGAAGAAACTCTTGTACAGGGTCGAAGGAGGTCTCACTTTTTTGGATATTCCTCCTCTTGTTGTTCAG GTCACTAATCTCCGCTTTGGAGGAATGATCCTCTGCACCGCAATCAATCACTGCTTATGCGATGGCATCGGCACGTCACAGTTCTTAAAAGCATGGGCCCACCTAACAGCCAAACCAGATCTTCCTTCGCCAATCTCACCCGTCCACTCTCGCCACGTGTTGAGATCTCGAAACCCTCCAGAGGTAACCTTCTCTCACCCGCAGTTCACCGTAAATAAGGAAAACGCCCACGTGGACGTCCTCAGATTCCTCCAGTCCCAGCCGCTCGTCCCCACATCCTTAACCTTCACTCGCTCTCATATCCATCACCTCAACCGCCAGTGCTCGCCATCGCTAAAATGCACCGGTTTCGAAGCCCTAGCAGCCCACACGTGGCGTGCATGGGTTCGATCGCTGGACCTGTCACCTTCCCTCAACATAAAGCTCCTATTCTCCGTTAACGTCCGGCGGAGGCTGAAGCCGGAGACTCCACAGGGTTATTACGGTAACGGGTTTGTGCTAGGATGCGCACAAACCACCGTGAAGGACTTGGTCTCTGCTAACCTGCACCACGGCGTTAAGTTGGTCCAACAAGCTAAGGCAGAGCTCAGTGACGACTACGTGAGGTCTATGGTTGATTTGTTGGAGGACAAAGCGGTAAAAACAGATCTGTCGACGAGTTTGGTTATATCACAGTGGGCTAAGCTAGGGTTGGAGGAGTTGGATTTTGGAGAAGGGAAGGCACTTCACATGGGTCCGGTAACAAGTGATGTTTACTGCTTGTTTTTACCAGTTATCGGAGATGTAGGTGCGGTGAGAGTGCTGGTGTCGGTGCCGGAGAGAGTGGCGGAGAAGTTTGGATATTGCATGACTGAGTTTTTGGATAAAGAGTTCAACAATGGAGGTGAACATCATTCTATTAATGGATATCATGCAGCAGACAATGGAATTATGGAATATTAA